Proteins encoded by one window of Bacteroidia bacterium:
- a CDS encoding response regulator, whose product MITTPLKIFIVDDDNLMLEMLRDRIGQHSSHTVLTFSTGEDCLKHVAENPDVIILDYYLNSKNPDASNGMEILKAIKKYNPNIHVIFLSGQERYGVAMQTLQKGAEYYVIKDNEAFGKIEKILSGITVT is encoded by the coding sequence ATGATAACAACACCATTAAAAATATTTATTGTTGATGATGATAATCTGATGTTGGAAATGCTTCGTGACAGAATAGGTCAGCATTCATCACACACGGTTTTAACTTTCAGCACAGGCGAAGATTGTTTGAAGCATGTTGCAGAAAATCCAGATGTTATTATTCTTGATTATTATCTGAATTCAAAAAATCCGGATGCATCTAATGGTATGGAAATTTTGAAAGCGATTAAGAAGTACAATCCAAATATTCACGTAATTTTTCTTTCAGGACAAGAACGCTATGGTGTGGCTATGCAAACTTTACAAAAGGGCGCAGAGTATTATGTCATTAAAGACAATGAGGCATTTGGTAAAATTGAAAAAATATTAAGCGGTATTACTGTAACATAA